The segment GAGTAGGACATGAGACTTTTGTTTAAGAATAAGAAGattcaaaacaattaaaataaattggtCCCTTGTGGAAACATGACTCTATGGTTTATTAATATAGAAATAATAGATCAAGGAAAATTGAAATGTAAATTGTAAAGCATCTCTTAAACATGGCAAATCAAACAACTGTgttaaatttttctcaaaaaaaaaaaaaaaacaaatttgttaaACTTCATCTCTTATTAATGATTTAATTGTCACTTGAACAAGTTTAATAtgtgaaaatttatatttttgttgatgttttttattgtCTTTACCTGAGAATAAATGTAATTATTATCATGTAATAATTTGTttaatagttttaatttttgtaataagaTAAGGATGATATTTTAGAAAgactcaattatttttttttctaaagaaattttataaaaaaaaaaaaagaaaagtcaaaattttggcccataaattatataattttttaattcttttatcaaattattgttatttcattttagtccttaaatccttttttttttttttttttgagaatcttacTCCTTAAATCTTTATAAACATTTATTGGTACCTTGCCTTCCCTTGCCATTAttatgcaataaaataaaataaaataaaataaatctaatgTAAAGATTAATGTACAcatccctttttttctttttatttttttgaaagttcacGAATCACATCCTTCTAGCTTAACATATTAGATATCTGGTGTCATAAATACAAACCATATGGAAACgatgatattttaattattggaatgttctgtttaaaaaaaaaatgaaaatgttgcCAGCGACAAATAGAAATATTTCTCCgtttaatttagataaatacaactatcattgtttaatttaaataaatataaaaatcattGTATCTACACCACTtacccccccccaaaaaaaaaaaaaaaaaaaaaatcattctgcAACTTAACTGACGTACTGGTACACTTATTGAGAATTAGAATACTTTCTTGCATTATGTTTCTCACCTCTATTCTGTGGTTGTGTAGGTCTCCTAGCTAGGACCGGTGGGCAACAAGTCAAAGcattcactctctttctcactgATGTGATAGAATTGGAAGAAGGGGATCCTAAAAACTTGGTCACTATGCTAGAAGCAGGAGTTTGAACTGTGAAGTTAAAAATGGATCAGGCTGTAGTGAAACTCTTGACTGACAATatcatttcaattctttcaactGAAGCATCGTTGTTATGGGGGACTCGTGATGCAATTGAAGATATCAAAGATGAGTTGTTAAGCATGCAATCGTTCTTAGTAGATGCTGATAGGAAGGGAGTAGGGAGTGAAGGAGAGAAAACTTGGGTGGCAAATGTGAGAGACATGGTGTATGATGTTGAAGACATTATTGATAAGTTCATGTATCACATGAATCTCCAACGAATTGGGGGTCGATCTTCTTGGATCCTTAACCACACCATTTACTTTCCAAAAAATCTCTGGGTGAGGCGTCAAACAGCCACCaagatacaaaaaattaatgggAAAATCAAGGGCGTACCAGAGAGGAAGCAAAGATATCGTACAGAGGGAACTAGTTCTAAAGATAATCAGAAACGAGTGGTGCAGCATGCTGAATTATCTCTTCTTTTTAAGGAAGACGAACTTGTAGGGATTGAAGAGAAAAGGCAATTGTTAATGGGTTGGTTGATGGATGGGGAACAACACCAAACTGTCATTTCGATAGTTGGGATGGGAGGTTCAGGCAAGACCACACTAGCTGCCAACACCTACAACAATGATGATGTAAAGAAACATTTCAACTACTGTTGTGCATGGATCACAATTTCCCAAGCATATGACATAGAAGACTTATTGAGGAGCATGATTAATCGATTTTACAGGTCAATGAAGGAAGTGGATCCtacaaacttgagttccatgaaTCACATAGAGCTAGTGAAAATGCTGGTGGGCTATTTAAAGGATAAAATGTATCTACTTGTCTTGGATGACGTGTGGGACACAAATCTCTTGGATGAAATAAATGTATTACTTCAACATAGTAGTCTTGGGAGCAGAATCATCATTACAACTCAAAAAGAAGATGTAGCTTGCTATCATTTAGGAGGTAAACATTATATTCATCATATTCAATTGCTGCAAAATGAAGAAGCCTGGGAACTCTTTTGCAAGAAAGCATTTGCAAGTAGTCCTAATGGAAGTTGTCCACCGGAGCTTCAATCTTTTGCTCAGGAACTTGTGGGAAAATGTAAAGGCCTACCTCTTGCAATTGCAGCTTTGGGCCGTCTTATGTATTCCAAGAATATGTCTCAGTGGAACGAAATTCACAACAACTTGAACTGGAGTCTGAGTAAAAATCCTAAGCTAAAAGCAGTGGAGAGCATTTTGATGTTTAGTTTCAACGATTTACCATATCAGTTGAAGCATTGTTTCTTATATTGCTCTCTTTTCCCAGAAGATCATGAGATTCGAAGAAAAAGGCTCATTAAGCTATGGATGGCAGAAGGATTTGTAGAACAAGATAAAAGCTACTTGCCAGAGGAAGTAGCAGAGAGCTATCTATTAGAACTCATTTTACGAAGCATGCTTCAAGTTGTAGAGAGGAATGAATTTGGAAGGCCAAGGAGATTCAAAATGCATGATCTTCTGCGGGAGCTTGCTTTATCAatatcagagagagagaagtttggTGTTGTAcatgatggaagagaagaaatggGAGAATGCAAAGCACGCCGCATTTCAATTCACAAAACCAATAAAGAACTCAAATCATGTTCAATTATGTCAAAGCTTcgttgttttcttgtttttgacaAGACACTGAAATCATTGCCTTCAGGAAGTAAATTGTTAAGGGTTCTAGATTTGGAGGATGCCCCCATTGATGAATTGCCTGATGAAGTATTCAAATTATTCAACTTaagatatttgaatttaaggAGAACTTTACTTAAGAAGCTCCCAAATTCCATAGGGAGGCTCCTTAATCTTCAAACCTTAGACATCTTTGGCACACAAATAGAGACCCTTCCTCATGGAATAGGAAAGTTGCAAAACTTGCGATACCTATTTATGTTTCGATTCACTGGAAATTGGAATGACTTCAATTATTATATAGCAACGCAGACACCATCAAATATTGTACGTTTAAAGAATTTGCAAGCTGTGTGTTCTATTGAAGCAAACGATGACTTGGTATTACAAATTCGGAGCATGACTCAACTGACCACAATTGGTATTTCAAATGTGAAAGCAGCAGATGAGACGGACTTATGCACCTCAATTCAAAACATGAGACTTCTTAGGATCTTGTCTATCAAGGTAACTGATGAGGAGGAAACTCTCCGAATGGATGCACTCTCGTCTCCTCCTCCCAACCTTCAAAAGCTTCTTTTGACTGGAAAACTGGAGAAGGTGCCACAGTGGTTTCGTTCACTTCAAAGCCTCACATATTTGTATTTGCATTGGTCGAGACTGGAAGAAGATCTACTCCCTCACATCGCTGCTTTGCCCCATCTGGGACGTCTTAAACTTACTA is part of the Quercus robur chromosome 9, dhQueRobu3.1, whole genome shotgun sequence genome and harbors:
- the LOC126700177 gene encoding disease resistance protein RPM1-like, translating into MDQAVVKLLTDNIISILSTEASLLWGTRDAIEDIKDELLSMQSFLVDADRKGVGSEGEKTWVANVRDMVYDVEDIIDKFMYHMNLQRIGGRSSWILNHTIYFPKNLWVRRQTATKIQKINGKIKGVPERKQRYRTEGTSSKDNQKRVVQHAELSLLFKEDELVGIEEKRQLLMGWLMDGEQHQTVISIVGMGGSGKTTLAANTYNNDDVKKHFNYCCAWITISQAYDIEDLLRSMINRFYRSMKEVDPTNLSSMNHIELVKMLVGYLKDKMYLLVLDDVWDTNLLDEINVLLQHSSLGSRIIITTQKEDVACYHLGGKHYIHHIQLLQNEEAWELFCKKAFASSPNGSCPPELQSFAQELVGKCKGLPLAIAALGRLMYSKNMSQWNEIHNNLNWSLSKNPKLKAVESILMFSFNDLPYQLKHCFLYCSLFPEDHEIRRKRLIKLWMAEGFVEQDKSYLPEEVAESYLLELILRSMLQVVERNEFGRPRRFKMHDLLRELALSISEREKFGVVHDGREEMGECKARRISIHKTNKELKSCSIMSKLRCFLVFDKTLKSLPSGSKLLRVLDLEDAPIDELPDEVFKLFNLRYLNLRRTLLKKLPNSIGRLLNLQTLDIFGTQIETLPHGIGKLQNLRYLFMFRFTGNWNDFNYYIATQTPSNIVRLKNLQAVCSIEANDDLVLQIRSMTQLTTIGISNVKAADETDLCTSIQNMRLLRILSIKVTDEEETLRMDALSSPPPNLQKLLLTGKLEKVPQWFRSLQSLTYLYLHWSRLEEDLLPHIAALPHLGRLKLTNAYVGKQLRFVTGFLKLTVLWICNFPQLDEIIIEKEVMPNLKSLWIDSCMELKTVPMGIEYLQNLQQLDLTSASRELKNRIRNEDILKVQHIPKRYIWK